Within Nematostella vectensis chromosome 1, jaNemVect1.1, whole genome shotgun sequence, the genomic segment TTTTTTCACACCTCATTAACAAGACTGTCTGTGTTGTCATCCCTAAGAAGTTGCTCCAGACGGGACTTTTCTTCCTCTGTCATTGGGATGACGTTAGCAGCATCTGCAGCTAACTGTaaacaaataaagtaaaaTGGAGCTTGAAAAATGACGTAACAGAGATGTAAGCAAAAAGGAAACCTCTAGGAATCCATGTCCTGGAGATCTAGAATTTCCAATGTTTCAATTTACCTGTTTATTGCGCTTGATAAAATCTTGCCCCTTCTGTTTGCTCTTGGTGGCCATCTTACTGGCATTTTTTGCACTTTCTGTGTGTGAGCCATCatgctttttgttgcttccCTTTCTATGTCTCCGTGTTTTGCTCTTTTCACTAAATGCATTAGATTGGGAAGAGCACTCTGTAGTTCTCCCTGAAAACAATCAATTCATCCCCTagttattatattttgtattattttaacaaCATAATATGTAATAAACAACATAGGATGACTTCATCTTTGTCGACCAACAAGAACCTCTTATTTACATGACAGACTGCAAGTAGGTGCAATTTAAATCAGTGTGTTGACTGAGGTTACAGGTCATATTCATTGGAAAAATAATATACCATTTTTTATCGAAGCTCACTCGTTGATTCACAAATTAGGTGCAAAATTTTGTTAGTTTTTATGCAGTTTCTTCACTTGGTGCATTACATTCATTGGCAAAATTAATACAAAATTTTCTTATCAAACTAAGCATAATTTGTGAGAACAGTAAGGTGTTAAAATGTTAGAGAGTTTATGAGCAGTATATGACCTTTACGGGTGCATTACAGCAAACCTAAAATATGCTATGCTATAAAGAACCTTCAGATgaacttttaaaattatttactTATAATTTGCACATCACAAACCTCTGAATTGTTTCAATTTTGGGTTTAGTTTGAAGTATGTCACACCAACATTTCTTTAAGTTTTATGAATGTGAACTGCAACCTACTGTAAATCACTCCTTTTTTCACATTATAATTGTAAAGGTATTTGTTACACTTGCTTTTAAGTACTATGAGTACCTGAAGTGGCAGAATCACAGTGCCTTGTGCTGTGTAGTTCTTCTGTGTTTAATGGCTGAGTCGCAAACACAGGTGTGACGGAGCCAACCCGACTGGACCCCAAATCTTCTTCATTGCCAAGTTCAATAGCACGTATTGCAGCTCCAACAAATGGGTTGTCTTTTCCACTTTCAGGACACTTGGCAATCTGCATTAGCTGTTCTTTCCACATCTTTTCATTCATGTGTCTTTGGCTCTTCACTTCTTTCTCTTTCTGAAAAATCAAATGAATGATCAAACAGGCAGGCATTAGTTCAGAGAACAATTAAAAGGTTTCCGATATTTAGTAGCTATTTCATTAGTAGCTATAACAGCTATTTAGTAGTCTATTTCATTCCtttaatttatatatttagCATTTTGAATGGTCCTGAAAACATACCTTTACTTTTTCACCAAGGATTTTATCCAGTTTCTTAATCTTCTCAAGACCCTCTCGGATCTTTGGATCTACATTATCTTCTTCTGAAGTCAGTTGTGGAACTTCATCAGCACTCATCTTGCTGTCAGACGAGTTACTATGGTGATCACTCGCTTCAGATACTCTTGAAGTGGATACTCTTGAAGTCTCTGAACACTCTTCTGGACCGAGGTTGTCAGCAGCGTCATCTTCAGTGAGCGAGGATTCGCTGTCTACGCAGCTGTCTTCATCAAAATCATCTTCAAAATCCTCCACTTCCACATCCATTTCCAAAGCAGAGAACAACTAACacacatattttatttttttttaataagaaaatataaaatagaTATAATATGTGTAGTTGTTATTCAATGAACACAACTATGAGATAGATATTGAATgggataaaaacaaattgataCTTACTTCACCAGGAAGTGCAGAAGCTGGAAAAATAAGTAAGAATTAGTTAAAGTTCATGACAGCACTGTATACCTTTTTGACTGTTGTTTGGAAAGAAAAGGGTTATTAAGAGAATAAGtaaaactgattttttttaacaaaacagtTTTGATCTTACCTTCAGGAGGCAACATCTCAAGTGAACCTGAAACCTTTGAAGAACTTATCTGAAACATAATATAAGTACTACTGTCATACagtaatgcactagtcaattgaaacccccatCCCCATGGTCCAGGGAAAGGGTGGTGGATTAGACTTTGACCATGTACAAAATagagaaaagcccccaccccttgggacaaaactgcagtcaaatgcAGTCAAACCtgacaacaagtcatctgaaaaaagcctttatctttcaaagccagaACACTGCAGCGaatttgtactaataactatgaagataacagttaccaaaaaaatggaaaaataaattatatttatCTGGCGTTAGTTATCATCCATACTTGTGTCTCAAACCAGTAACTGACATGACTTTTGCATAGTATATTTGGGAGGCTATTCACTTCTCCCCAAATCCCCAAGGTGGGGACAATTCTTAGAGTTGAAAACATTCAATCCCCCCACCCCGTCGTACATATTCTTGTTCTAAAGTGCTCTAAATGGCCACGTTAACCCCACACTttcccgggaccatggggtgggggtttcaaacgACTAGTGCACAATGCAGCAAAATGTATGTTTCTAAGAAGTCGTCCGCACTAACACGTATTCAAAAGTATCTGGATTCATTTCGATGAAAAGCATCATTTAATTCGGGTCCACACTATCGTTTTCGCATCGTGTTCGCCTGGATCCAGCTGTCCACATTAACACGGATTCAAATGTTTGAAAACACTGAAAGGTACAGGGTGACACGTCATTGTTATGATATGTGCATGCTTAAAGCAGCGTGCGCCTGCGATATGACGCCATCGTTTCCATTTTGATACGGATTCGACCATCCACACTGCGGaccaaagtatacggattcatttTGATTCACTTTTGACTGCGTTTTCAAAAATATCCGGATTCGCTGGATCCAGCGCACATGTTAGGGTGGACGGAAGGTctaaacatatcaaaaagtatacggattcaaaggaatccgtgttagtgtggacggccccTAAGTAAAGATTGATCAAGATAACTCTACCCAACATCAATTTAAGTAGGCAAAGTAATACACTAGAAGAAGACCTAAGGCTCTTGAGAGAGTTTGATGCATATAGCAGCTATGTGTGaacttgaatttgattgacaacAGCACCACTGACCTTGGATAGTCGGCTTGCGCTGCTAATTGATCTACCGGTATCACTTGCTGTGCTTGCAGGCCTGCTTATAGATTCAAGACTGAAGAGAAACAATAATTCACTCCTTAGCACTGTGTGTAAACAACTTTAACGTAGTTGTCAGCTGAATGTATGATTACAGCTCAACAACAACCGAGAAAAACACCAATAAAACAGAATCTCAAGTAATACAACAAACCCCATATCATAGATTCTTAGTATGTCTTCTTGAGTGTGGTATTGGTTATCATAGGTATATGCAAAACGGTGATAAGAACTAAAGTGAAAGTTTAATATAGTAGCTCACCTCCCTTCCGACACGACCTCCATCTTGGCAACCTAAGCTTCGCTCTAGCAGCTACAATCTTATTTGCGCTTACTTACAACCTCCCGTTTTCTATACTCTTCAAAATAGCTTTTATCCCCGGTTGAGACATTTCGCTAGCCAAAAACCGAGCAAAACTTCACATGACAACGGCAAAGTGTTCGTTGATATACGAAATTTACCAGGCGTTACACAATTATACGCGCGGGAAAATGTTGGGACGAGTAACTCGGCTCCCAGGATGCTATGCGAGATTCCTGCGTTTCTGTGAGGGGCGAagacttgtttttttcttcaagtTGAGGTCTCTCGATGTGAATTCTTACTAGTTTAGTTATCTCGGTAAATTTGTCAAAAAGCGGCGGTATGAAGTAATGAAGTGTCATTTTCTTCTTGTGCCATATTTCCGCATAGTTTAACTATAAGTAATACTTAGACTAAATCATTTTAGCCATATTATTTGCTATTcctcagtagcggatctaggggggagggtttagggggtttaccccccccccctttgggctgtcGGAAAGCCTTATATtataccctctcccccctttgtcactgggccaaaccccccctttagcgaaaagctagatccgcccctgttcCTCCAGTTCGGATGTTCGGACAAAAAGTTCTCAACCAccaaacttaaaaaaaaatactttaaaaaaaatgctgatgATTTTAGCTATATTGCTATTCCTCCAGTTCGGATGTAGGACATCAGTGACAAAAATTATCAAACCACCAAACTGGATTTGTTTATCGAACATTTCGAAGATGCTATGATTATGATTAGTAAAGagatcacaggtagcccaggcaatggttgcttgtcgtagctcggaattcggctgttctgagatcggtcgagtaaagcgtttttttgtgtgtgaaatgttgtcaataaaattgccttagaacttagaacatgccttgttgttgtcaaattcacGTGTTATAAacgatttgggggggggggttctcaacggaatttatgacttctctctCCCTACTAAAGAAAGATacaacatttcacaaaaaaaaaacgctttactaGACCgatctcagaacagccgaattccgagctacgacaagcaaccattgcctgggctacctgtgaagAGATCGAGTGTAATGACCTCTTGAAGTCTGGTGGGgtaaggggtggggcatgtcGATGACAGAATAAAGACAAAGACCAAAATGATGTTGATAGTCGTGATAATAAAAAGCTAATCGCTATGTTCCTACGGTGTAAAATAATATTCTGACACCTATAACATTGCAACATCGAACACATTGAAACGTGCCTTATTTTATATGCGGCGGAGGGCGAGTGAGGAAACTAAAAAGGCGGCAAATTCCGGGAAAAGAGATCTAGAGTCATGCCGGAAGTTTGCGGTTCTAGATATGCAAGTGAGCACGCCATGAGTCAGCGGCAAAAAAGTGAGAACAGCTGTTCAACATGGCGGCAGGTTCGTCGAGGTGTGGTGAGTTTGAGGTGGGATTCCCTCCACATTATCCACGCTGGGAGCACTGTTTGTCACATTAGTTCCTCCAGAATTCGCTTCAATTTCTGAAGAGTTCTTCTGCAAGAGTAGCTTGCTCGTGAATGTTTAAGTAGGCGTGTGTGAGTAGCAGCGTAATTAGCCATGACAAAGGTCACAAGCTATGTTGTGTATTGTGAGTTGTCAGCAAGGCAAACGGCACAGGTCTACACAACTTGCATCTGTCATTGAATGAGCATCCGCGTCCTTtcccctttaaaggatctACGATAATTCAAACTGGCTATCATCAGAGAAAAATAATCTTATTGAGCCATTCTGCTTCACTGAACTCAGAAGCTTTGGAGAAATATTTAGCGGGCGACTGTTGGTTTTTGTGACAGCGCCGAAACAAAAATCGAATGCAGCACTAAAGCATGGAAACGAACTTAGACAAAATGGTACTGTTTCACGAGCGAGAAAATGGCTGTAATGTAAGTACGGGTGAATGGATCCACCGATTTTGCACCAAGCTGGGAAACGACTTCTTCTGTGAAATTGAAAAGGAGTATGTTCGCGATCAGTCCAATCTCGTCGGGCTGGACGAAGAGGTGTCATGTTTTTCTCAGGCGTTGAGCGTCATCTTAGATAGAACCGACAAAACCGATGATGATTTTGTTCGATTTTCTAAAATCTCTTATCAGCCTAATGGAATGGATAAAACAGTGGCAAAAGCTGCCGAACATTTGTACGGTTTGATTCATGCTCGATATATTCTTAGCGAGAGAGGATGTAAAAAAGTGCTCTACAAGTATTTACAGGGTGATTTTGGTCATTGCCCGCGCGTGCTTTGTTCTAATGCCAATGTACTTCCCATAGGGCTATCCGATCAAGCAGGAGAAGAAATGGTCAAAATTTATTGTCCCAAATGCAATGAAGTTTATGAACCAAGGCAGCTCAAATACTGTTATATCGATGGTGCATATTTTGGTACAAGTTTGCCTCACATGGTCTTTATGGTATATCCCGATTACAGACCTGATATAACCTCCGAACATTACGTCCCAAGATTATACGGCTTCAAATTGCACGGGACTTCTTACAGCCAAAATATAACAGAAAATAGGAAGTTTATCCCCAAACCTAAAGGTGTCCCTAGATTTACAgtcaaaaaaacaaagctgAAGTAAACACAAAACTATCACTAAACTATCAAGTAAATATTCAAAGATAGTCTAACgaggtatttatttatttctaataaCTTTGCATAAAACAGCTTGATAAAAGTGTAAATATATCCATTGTAAAATTATCAGGATTATTTTGTGATAGTTTGGATTGAAGCAGCCCTAAAAGAAGGGCATTAATATGTATGGCCATAATTAAATTAATTGCTATCAGCTTTCAACA encodes:
- the LOC5512319 gene encoding fibrous sheath-interacting protein 1 → MEVVSEGSLESISRPASTASDTGRSISSASRLSKISSSKVSGSLEMLPPEASALPGELFSALEMDVEVEDFEDDFDEDSCVDSESSLTEDDAADNLGPEECSETSRVSTSRVSEASDHHSNSSDSKMSADEVPQLTSEEDNVDPKIREGLEKIKKLDKILGEKVKKEKEVKSQRHMNEKMWKEQLMQIAKCPESGKDNPFVGAAIRAIELGNEEDLGSSRVGSVTPVFATQPLNTEELHSTRHCDSATSGRTTECSSQSNAFSEKSKTRRHRKGSNKKHDGSHTESAKNASKMATKSKQKGQDFIKRNKQLAADAANVIPMTEEEKSRLEQLLRDDNTDSLVNENPFDSSTLSLTSGVGFRPDEVSAQALAEIEEKLQALVPSDELELTSRALIYTPLSQSSDSEHSTHSKVQGDIDHIDTVDIGEKVLREEKDSREMHQRLQLIEQELQKLKLLSEDETEDKISQELLRKLLCESSRTTSRSTTVGQAVVSSLSNPRYPAIQEGGLISEDVTPRPLSSLSGLTESERSGDREGTPSTLRTVSTMSDVTLTSVTETPRTDT